The DNA sequence tcctttcttgatcttttcacatgttgtcTAGACCATGTGTTTAGTTCATTCATTTTTACCGTGCACTGTTTATTCTCCCTTGCTAATTGTCTATTTGAACTTAATTTACTTTCTCctccctttttcaggatggccaccaagaaaggaaaggagaaagcgaCTCCTAAACccacagcaaggaaaggaacgaaGAGAGAATTAGTGGTAGAACCCTCTTCAACCATAGTCAAGCCTTCGACAAAGAGAGTTAAGAGGATAATAAAGGTTGATGACAAGGAGAAAGCcttcccagcaaaggacactgcgcgattttccaatcgctactgtgagcagatgttccctatCCTGGCAGAAAGGAACTATAACAATGAATACCTTCTTATCCTCCCGTCCAATATTGCTACCTTTGTTGAACCGCAAATTGAACGAAGACAATGGGGTTTCCTACGGAGACAGCCGAGAcaggtcaatctttcttgggtggttgagttctactccaacttctacaTGCCAACCCTACAGTCTATTTATGTCTGGCAAAAGCAAGTCCCTATTACGGAAAAAGTCATTCAGCAAGCTCTGAGTCTTCCCCCTATTCCAAAAGGAATGGACACCTTCCAAGAAGCCGCATTTAAGCACCAGAGGtaccaatttgactgggactcCGTTCTTGGAGTTATCGCACTACCTGGCAGCCGTTGGATCTACGGATACCACCGTACCCGCCCTAAGGAAATCTTGGCTTCAGTACTTACTTTGGAGGCtcgcgtatgggcacagatcatgtcccattacgtctttctGAGCACTCACAagtcctccttcactgcagacatggccattctgctatggtgcatccttacaGACCAACCTCTGAATCTCTCACGCCATATCCGGAATGCTATGGGATACGTACAAATTGCGAGTAATTTACCTTTTCCCGCCTTGGTCTCCGATCTggtctcagcagccggagtctcctacagagctggggacaccaagGCCATGCTTCCATGGAATGATCAGTTTGTCCCTAAAGGGAAATACCTCAGACTTCCAGCAGCCACTACAAGTCTTCCTACTGCTCCAGTTGAAGATAATCCTTCTTCAACCCCACAAGCACCTACAACTGATGAATTGCTCCAGCAGATAATCCAAAGGTTGGATCGGCAAGAACGCAAAGCTAAGTTGAGAGAGCGCTGCAACAACCGAAGATTCAAACACCTCAGGGAGCTACTTAGAGGAGATTGCAAAGACTCAGACACCCCGGACTCCACATCCTTCACCAGCACCGGGAGCCATGACGGCCCCAACTGCGGAgacactgccaccagcccaccattgttcttgacagatggcaccgaggacggtgcaaagccttaagtgtggggaggtcggtcagtacctgacttccggaggtaaattctcttccctagcaccaataattaggatatttttagttagattttccTTCTTTTATAGAATAGTATAATTTGCATAGGTTAGGATAGTtacatgcatgttctacttgattgaaaagacaataagtttcttctaagaccctatctttggaacaaaaattccactaatttttcaaaaatttttatgataaaattgCTTGAGTTGTATTATaggaacatgatgtttgagctAAAAAACACACAACCTAGGaaagatttgagcctttatgcatggttacattatttaaccataattattttattcttgtgtgtttacttctctatgattgtaatctatgtTTTGTctcatcctatatgtccaatagttattatgtttatatgcttgcatgtgattgaggccattatttgtttaaactcacttatccaaattaagcctaccctttttaattacctttgttaaccactttgagcctaaaaaaatcacatttgttctgtattttaccacattactagccttaagcggaaaaataattgtatatcccaaattgaatctttggttagcttaagatagaattgtgtatgCTAGTTGAGTATGGGAATTTGTGGGAACAAAAATTATTAAGGGAATGCGTCATGATAATATAatgggaatttgggtacctactcatgtgaagtTATAAGAATtacaaatctatgtgcattgataagctatgtttaatttttatagaatcaaaatataaaagtgatacatgagtatggatTGAAAACAAgggaattctgggtagctaggtatgaacTTTAAGATTACATCAAAAATATACAGGTTAGGTTGAAGCTTGGgtcaattaaaaattcaatttatcagctcacttaaccatatgtATACCCGTACCtataccttggccccattacaaccttgaaaagacctcatgatgtttgtgTTGGTATATTAACtattgttgattgattaggagaaaaacaaaggttacaaagcatgattagagaaggatagagtgattaccctatacactagagagattagagtgataaacactaccagtgagggttcaaagCTTGAATTTTCATGTCCCCTGCCTTCATAGGCCATTCTCTTgcaattttatctattttactGTATAAGAGTAGAATTAGTgaaatttgatttgtaattgtttcgaagaacttatttacttttgatcaagtgggcaagaatcatatagttgcatttacTTACATATATAGGATTGCATTGCATTTCATGAGTTTCTACATGTTCATACTTGTCTACTTTTTCTCCTTcaattaagcatgaggacatgctaatgtttaagtgtggggaggttgataaactactattttatgatttatattgtgtttaattgtgtggttttatcatgatctttacccacttattcattaatttagcatgcatttatatttccttcttggaattattacatggtTAAAAACTGCTCCCTAGAGACTCtttattatgcattttagttctcccttgtcccattcgatgccgtgatctatgtgttaagtgtttcaggctttatagggcatggatgagttggaaattggaagggaagctagcaaaaaatggaaggaacacaagaaattgaggagacaaCCAGCGAGAAGCGACGCGGCCGCACGGCTCACGCATTCGCGCGGTAAAGGAGAAATCGCgtcgacgcggccgcatggctcaagCGACCATGTGGAAAGGAACTGCATAAGTGACGCAgaggcgtggacgacgcgaacgcgtggcacgaaaagaacgcgaatgacgcgtccgcgtggacgacgcgatcgcgtgacatgcgcgatctgcacaATTTGCAGAAttcgctgggggcaatttcggGCCCGGTTTTGACCCGgttctcggcccagaacagTAGACTAGAGCCAAGGAACATGCAAAAATGGGAAAAAAaaacattcattctacacagtttttagtttttagatctattttcactcctcctctaggtttttctctttaggttttagaattaattttcaattggtcttagcattggaacattgagaagagttatttcctcatcaagacttcgtcattctagttcgttctcttaacttggtttatttcttccatgttctttgctttgttcaattttgtcatttgaatacttttatgattatttaatacaagaattatttctttcattttaatccattttaccttccaataatcatgtcttcttttaattccctttcatatgttatagatttattatttacaatgagcgagtagttcccctCATTTGATgaggagttgattgaaaggaactcttgagttggaaggattgaaggggaatttgtaattgggttaactgttggattgctatcttgtcactaacaccaatccctttgaactaagtgggttgcaacttgtgaacagatctatcattccaacttgtttgactttcctttacctagtaaagAATAACTAAATAGAACaaccattaattataaattaatcctAAAATCACTCCATCAATAATAGAGATTCCAACTAAtaaactcccagtcaaggcttttatttatattattcaaatttcctcaatttaattttccatCTACTTAACTCAACTTTTTGGAAacatctaattaataaaatagcacattttcctgcaactcgttgggagacgacttGGGACTcaaactcccagtaatttttaatttaaactctctgtgacatatttctaaattgataggcagattttcggtgagttaagaactatactggcaacgtaattaattcaataatttttaattcaccaactTCTATGCTCCATcagacactttttggtcaactgcttgtatctttcccaagcttcatagagggtttcaccatctttttgcttgaaggtctgaacatccactctaagcttgctcagcttttgaagaggaaagaacttggctaagaaggccgtgaccagcatatcccaagagtccaggctatctttaggttgtgagtccaaccatgttctagctctgtctcttacagcataagggaaaagcatgagcctgtagacttcaggatctactccattagtcttaacagtatcacagatctgcaagaactcagttaaaaactgatagggatcttttgatggaagtccatgaaacttgcagttctgttgcattagagcaactagttgaggcttcagctcaaaattgtttgctccaatggcagggattgagatgcttcttccataaaagttggaagtaggtgtagtgtaatcaccaagcatcctccaccattgttattgggttcagccatgtctctttctttttcgagattctctgtaaggttttctctgaattgttgtgctttagcttctcttagcttcttcttcagagtcctttcaggttcaggatctgcttcaacaagaatgtccttgtccttgctcctgctcatatgaaaaagaagagaacagaaaggaagaggaatcctctatgtcacagtatagagattcctttatatgagtagaagaagaagaatataagaaggagaagagagaaattcgaacacagagaagaagagggggttcgaatttttaagatgaagagaagagtgttagtaattaaataaataaatagaagaagatgagagagagagagaaattcaaaaattgtttttagaaaatagttagtgattttcgaaaattgagataagaaatacaattaaaattaaaatttgaaacaattagttgattaaaaagaattttgaaaaagggtgaggaattttcaaaaattagagagagaaaagtagttaggtggttttgaaaaagataagaaacaaacaaaaagtcaattagttagttgaaaaagatttgaaaatcaattttgaaaagataagaagttagaaaagattttcaaattgattttgaaaaagatatgatttaaaaaagatattttgaaaagatatgattgaaaaagatattttggaaaagatttgatttttaaaattaaattttgattacttgactaacaagaaactaaaagatatgattctagaatttaaagattgaacatttcttaacaagaaagtaacaaacttcaaatttttgaatcaatcacattaattgttagtaaatttttcgaaattttgaaatgaaattaagaaaaagattttgaaaatcatttttaaaaattttcaaaaataaataagaaaaatgaaaaagatttgatttttgaaaaagattttgaaatgataagatttttaaaattgaaatcttgacttgactaacaagaaacaacttatttttaaaacttttttactaagtcaacccaaagatttcgaatttttgagtaaaagaaggaaaagatatttttttatttttgaatttttaatgaggagagagaaaaacacaaatatgacccaaaacatgaaaattttggatcaaaactaatgatgcatgcaagaacactatgaatgtcaagataagcaccaagaacactttgaagatcaagatgaacatcaagacttatttttgaaaaattttcaagacaAGAAAAACATCCAAGACACCatacttagaaatttttcatgcttagacactatgaatgcaaaaatgcatatgaaaaacaacaaaagacacaaaacaagaaaatatgaagatcaaacaagaagacttaccaaaaacaacttgaagatcatgaagaacaccatgcatgaatttttcgaaaaaatgcaaaaattttaaaagcatgcaattgacaccaacttaaaaattgatactaaactcaaacaagaaacacaaaaatatttttggtttttaggattttataattttttttgtattgttttcgaaaattatttttttgaaaaacgaaaacaaagaaaacatttttgaaaaatttttgaaaactttttggaaaacaaaataagaagaaaattacctaatctgagcaataagatggaccgtcagttgtccaaactcgaacaatccccggcaacggcgccaaaaacttggtgcacgaaattgtgatcatcaacaatggcgccaaagacttggagctctcaaacgtgaatcacactttgtcacaacttcgcacaactaaccagcaagtgcactgggtcgtccaagtaataccttacgtgagtaagggtcgatcccacggagattgttggtataaagcaagctatggtcatcttgtaaatctcagttaggcagattcaaatggttataatggtttttgaatataaaataaataaagcataaaataaaggtagagatacttatgtaattcattggtggaaatttcagataagtgtatggagatgctttgtcccttctgaatctttgctttcctactgccttcctccaatcattcttactcctttccatggcaagctgtatgtagggcgtcaccgttatcaatggctacttcccatcctctcagtgaaaatagtccaaatgctctgtcacagcacgggtaatcatctgtcggttctcgatcatgtcggaatagaatccaatgattcttttgcgtctgtcattacgcccaacactcgcgagtttgaagctcctcacaatcattcaatccttgaatcctactcggaataccacaaacaaggtttagacttttcggattctcaagaatgctgccaatggattctagcttataccacgaagattctgattaaggaatccaagagatacacgctcgttctaaggtagaacggaagtggttgtcagtcacgcgttcataggtgagaatgatgatgagtgtcacagatcatcacattcatcatgttgaagtgcaacgaatatcttagaataagaataagctgagttgaatagaagaataatagtaattgcattaatactcgaggaacagcagagctccacaccttaatctatggtgtgtagaaactccaccgttgaaaatacataagtgataatggtccaggcatggccgagaggccagcctccaaaacgtgatcaatagtctcctaagatgaacaatcgattaaaactgagaccaaagatgtctaatacaatagtaaaatatcctatttatactagactagttactagggtttacaaaaataagtcttaatgcagaaatccacttctagggcccactttgatgtgtgcttgggctgagcttgagctttacacgtgcagaggcttctcttggggttaaacgctgaattgtaacgtgtttttggcgtttaactctggtttgtgacgtgtttctggcgctTTACtttagaatgcagcatggaactggcgttgaacgccaatttgcgTCGTCTTAACTCAAATAAAGtgtagactattatatattgttgaaaagccctggatgtctactttctaacacagttaagagcgcgccatttggagttttttagctccagaaaatctatttcgagtgcagggaggtcagaatccaacagcatcagcagttctttttcagcctgaattagatttttgttcaggtccctcaatttcattcagaaaatacctaaaatcacaaaaaaatacacaaactcatagtaaagtccagaaatatgaatttttcataaaaactaataaaaacatccctaaaagtagctagatcctactaaaaactacctaaaaataatgccaaaaagcgtataaattatccgctcatcagaataCAATATCAAATGCAACAGACTACTTCCTCGATGCCTTCTTCGAATACAAGGATAGGGTGTATTTTTTCGGAGGTGCAGTCTATATCCGTAAGTTATACGAATGTCCAGACCACTACCAACGTCAGGACCACCGAAATCTGGCATGCTCGCACCACCAGTGTCATACAAACCGGAACCACTCGTCCCTGGAGCACTTGCTCCACCAAGATCATACCAGTGTTGCAAGTCATATCCCAAATCTCCCTCTTTCTGCTGTGCGTATTCACTCAAATCAAACAACTGGGTACGTTGTGGTGCGGAAGGACCGGGTGGATCTACATGACTCGTCGATCGATCAAAGTCGAAGTCACTGGCATGACCTGATGTGGCGCGACGACTACCATACTGTTGAGATGGAACAGGCCCTTCCTGCGGTGGCGTCGGAAATAGATAATCTGTATCTCTCAGGACCTGAGACAAGCTGAGGGTGTCAGATCCACCCAACGAACTAAAGTGACCATCGGCTGGAATTACCAACTGTGGTACGTAGGGCTCAGTAGTGCAGAATGACCTCTCattgaaaataacaataaagGTACTAGTTAgaacacaaatacataaaatataaataaatatatttatttattaatcacaaaagaaaaaaatacttaCCCATTGAGGATGATTCAGATATTCAATAATGTGTTCTTCCAGTTTAGTAAAATCACGAACCATTTTTATCAAACCTTTCACAGTatacttcttcttctcccacacttgcttcttcactcttcttccttcttcatttcttcttcagTAACCTTCCTCACTCTCGTTTTACACTACACATTTTTTTACCCTTGGACCTACATGCGTTTTGGTTTTATAAGCGGATTCACCACCCTCCATGGCACGTGTTGCACATGCAGCTTGGGAGGCTGCCAATCGCAACCTGCGATTTGCCGAGTCCAATGCTGGTCAACACCTGCTCCGGTCTGCATGCAGGAGACACCAGCCCACGTTTCAAAATTTGGTTGCCTGCCCTGCCAATCGCAGGTTGCGTTTTGCAGGCACCAACATTTTCTTGATCTTCGTCCCACTCAAAACGTAAGTTATGTTTTATGATTTCTGACAATAACAGATTCACATTTGTGCATAACATGTCATTCATCCATTTTTCAGCATTTCTCTATTTTTACATCCATTTACAAATTAATTTCTGCGAATTTTGTTTGTACATATTTTGCACCACAAATGTCATATACTAAGAAATCATTAATAATTTAACCCGAAGAAATGAtgatgttatttttattttttataatgtcactttttacatttttttgGCATTGTATGTTTGTTTGTATAAACTTGTAAAAAAATAGAGTAgcattatcaaaataaaaatgtcatTATCAATTTCATTTGCTATTTAACCTTTAATTTATTACCTTCAATAAAATATAtggtaaaaaaatttattaaaatgtaattatttatttgtgCAGGTTTAGTAAAAGAAACTTTagatgaaatttaaattttattattctattttaattatagtACTTAATCACATATGAATATACTTATATGTTGTATACTCTTTTATCTATGtgcaaatattttattatatatagtaTAAAATTAAGTCATAgaatcttattttatatattttaacatttttttataattgatcTGCTATATCAAAAAGATCGCGGAAAATTTAGATTACCTATTTACaaagttatataaaaaaagattgCTGAAAAATGTAAATAACCTATTTACAaagttatatttaaaaataattaattaaaatgttaTTTAATTAGAGGTAAAAACTTAGGTATAATTATTTGTATGTGAAATTGCCAGATGAGAATCGTTCGATgacaatttaattaaatttatcaaattatttaataattcttaattattaattttacgtGAAAACAAttgcatataaatttttatctaaattaaaattaaaaaaaaattaatgaattacaTAAAAACATGTCACTTACAAATGATTTGATACGTACTCAGTGATCCCCTGTTATAACAAGATGACCTCCTTTCTCAGCCCTCTTTAGTTTTAACTTGTATAGTTCTAAATTTCTAATGTTTCATAACAATTatgaaaagagaaaatgagAAATAGTATTTTTCCTGATTTGAGAGATGTTATTTAGTATTTACAATACAATATAGTTTATTTCAATgtttcttaacaagaataatattAGCATTcatttaaaaaagtttttttttttcgacaGATAAACCGAAGGTCACACTTTCAATTTGCTATAGAAATATATAACTACCCATCGGCGGCGGCTTCAGGAGCCACGGCGTTCAAATCAAAATCATCACTCACTCTTACCTCTCGGCTGCCGGTGCTCTTGTTAACGGCGGAAGCGTCATCTTCACGCCCGTCGACGTCGTCCAGCGCGTCCTCGGTTTGCTCGAGGAGCTCCCTCCTCCATTCCCTGCCACCCTTCCCTTTCTGGTCGAAGTAATCGACGGCCACCTTCATCCTTCTCAGTATGGCGAAGAACTCCTCCACCTCTTCATCCGTGGGAGCTGCCTCGGCGTCCTCTCCTTGCTCCTCCCCCTTCTTCAGCTTCTTGATTCTGGCAGAGTCCTCTCCTTCTCTTGCCTCCTCCACGGCAAGCCTCTTCCTGGCGGTGTTCTGCACTTCCATAACCATATCCAAGGGAAGAGAGGGAGGGGAGgggaagggggggggggggagcgAGGAGCGAAATTCAGATCCACAAATAGCAAGAAGGGCGTGGAATATATATGGTCTTGTGGAAAACTGGAAAAGTGACGATGACACTGGTTGCAGTGTTTTTGTTGAGAAATTACTTCATTGACATTCCAATATTCCATTGGAATTTTTTCCTATTTCAACTTTATTTGCATATATACTGGGTGCCCTTCTTTCAGAGGAGTAGAAAGAAAGGaatgataatttaatatattaaaattaaattcctAAATTAATcgtatatttaatatataaatatttaattaattatattatatctacattaaaattaattatcaaaattagttattaatataaattatatatttaaatataaatatattaaaataaattgaattatatatatttatacacaaatatattagtaattaattttaataacaaattttagtatacaaatagtatttttaatacTTAATATACAAAGGAATGATTtcttatttataaatatttaataaataaaggaatgatttttatattttaatatattaaaattgaactCTTAAATTTTTATCCACTTAAATATTTTGACAACAGATATTACATTAAATGAGTTAGAATTAACATTTGAATGACAATTTAATtaaggatttttttttaaatgacatATATATCTTTCTAAGGATATTTTAAGTGAAAAGTTTtgatgaaaatataaaataaatattaattttaaattttatatattaaatatattacaaaaataaaatttttgtttttatttttctaaccaATTTTTTTACTATTGACGAAAACTTATATATAacttgaaaaaaagaaagaatataatttattaagatTTTATATGAAAGTGGAAGATATGGTACATATGGTTAGATGACTTTGACAAGAGGGCGGATGTGCCGTTGGATTGGTCGTTAGAGACTAATATGAATGCTGATGTCAAGGACGGATGTTCCAATTGCGTCAGCACCAATGCGGGTGATGCACTGCTTGCTTTGTTTTGCAATGGGAAGGAATAGGAGTGTAACTATAGAAATCCAAACGATAATTAATTTTGTTCGaatattaaattattgaatGATTGAATCACTGCTTCAACCGTTGGTTTATTAATGAAATcgattaatttaattataattaaatatttatataaaagtattttattttgtttataataaatatttcttactttatttttgtattaaatttattattatttctgaATTTCAATAATtcattaattagattatttttataatatacattaagtatttattaaaaaatatattatatgatcatagaaaaatatattgttattaattaagaatattttaatttataaatatttaataaaatttaatatttattttacaaattaTGTATAATTATTAGGacaatttactaaaataaacaAACTGTGTGAAATGTTTACCCAAATACATAAAATGGAATCTTGGTACTTGAATGTGCAAAATGAATTATATGTAATCCGTGGGAGGTTAGCACGGTTTAGGTTTTCTACGTAAACCGTGGGAGGTTCTAACGGTTTTAGAACATTGCATTGCATGTATAAACCGTGGTAGgttaccacggtttatgaagaaaaTGATATGAGTATAAAACCCAGTAACCTACCGCGGTTTATGAACAAGTTTGCATAAGCATAAACCCTTGTaacctcccacggtttatgcgTTGTAGTATATAAATATGTAATCCGCTGAAGGCTTTCACGGTTCATTTGCTTCaccaaaaaattttgaaagttGTTGTGTTGAGAGGAGCTTTTGGAAAAGCTTTGAAGGTTTGAAGGAGGAATCCGATGGAGCCAGTGGAGTCTGAGGATCGCTTGTACCGACTAAATGTTGTTGCTCACGTGGCAGGATACCTCGATGAAGAGgtaagttattattattaacattgttattaatattgttagtaatgttatttatataaatGTTGACATTATGAGCGTTa is a window from the Arachis stenosperma cultivar V10309 chromosome 3, arast.V10309.gnm1.PFL2, whole genome shotgun sequence genome containing:
- the LOC130965260 gene encoding uncharacterized protein LOC130965260 isoform X1 — protein: MVMEVQNTARKRLAVEEAREGEDSARIKKLKKGEEQGEDAEAAPTDEEVEEFFAILRRMKVAVDYFDQKGKGGREWRRELLEQTEDALDDVDGREDDASAVNKSTGSRETGAGVDQHWTRQIAGCDWQPPKLHVQHVPWRVVNPLIKPKRM
- the LOC130965260 gene encoding uncharacterized protein LOC130965260 isoform X3, whose translation is MVMEVQNTARKRLAVEEAREGEDSARIKKLKKGEEQGEDAEAAPTDEEVEEFFAILRRMKVAVDYFDQKGKGGREWRRELLEQTEDALDDVDGREDDASAVNKSTGSREVFSE
- the LOC130965260 gene encoding uncharacterized protein LOC130965260 isoform X2, with the translated sequence MVMEVQNTARKRLAVEEAREGEDSARIKKLKKGEEQGEDAEAAPTDEEVEEFFAILRRMKVAVDYFDQKGKGGREWRRELLEQTEDALDDVDGREDDASAVNKSTGSREQRRMYPRGGRFWGQEADLSSVRPSHYRS